One part of the Tunicatimonas pelagia genome encodes these proteins:
- a CDS encoding VCBS repeat-containing protein, giving the protein MKSLSYIVVAVGWIFSSCNSQPATLFELVSPNQSNIHFSNRIAENDTFNILNEEYIYNGGGVGIGDLNNDGLADIYFTGNSVDNALYLNKGDMQFEDITQVAKVAGEDRWCSGVALVDINQDGYLDIYASATLLKDSIKRKNLLFVNQGADEAGVPEFTEEAEKYGIADTGHTTQATFFDYDLDGDLDLYLLTNTIKNRLPTSYREKMTDGSAPNNDRLYRNDGGRFVNVSNEAGIMIEGFGLGITVSDINLDGWPDIYITNDYLSNDLLYVNNQDGTFTNQVGKYLKHQSFSAMGSDVVDFNNDGLVDIVALDMLPENNLRQKQMLGVSNYITYINNERYGFEYQYVRNTLQLNQGFTPEGHPVFSDIGQLAGVYQTDWSWTPLMADFDNDGYKDLIITNGFPRDVTDRDFANFRAGPGGGVATPAQMMDSIPVVKISNYAYRNNGADSDRGLIFTDQTEDWGMFLPSFSNGAAYADLDNDGDLDIVVNNINDSAFVYRNQLYDNQDAKAYFLRVDLKGNNINPQGIGAKVLIHYGEGKVQYVENARYRGYLSTMEEQQHFGLGEYSLVDSLLVIWPDGKRQLLLDIPANQALTLVYSEAQEVSNQDINQEIISSISTPSFRKANESYGIRLKHQEQDMIDFNWQRTLPHKLTQNGPGIAVGDVNGDGLDDFYVAGSANQTGTLFLQTADGAFNRTVPKIDSVSEELGVLLFDADNDGDLDLYAVSGSYEFQPNSPELQDKFYRNDGKGKFTLDQAALPEMRTSGSCVKAADYDQDGDLDLFVGGRVIPGSYPTPPASYLLRNEGGTFSNVTADLIPELDSLGMITDALWTDVDNDGLVDLLIVGEWMPITLFKNTGNGFENATPSTGIANKVGWWNSLTAGDFDYDGDIDYVAGNLGLNTSYRGTEEHPLSIYANDFDNNGSIDPVLVTYKKDEVGQLSPFPVHSKDDFTSQFLPIRQRFPSYEKYGLATINTVFSEEELSSGIAYHATHLASSYIENQGDGKFTVTALPTEAQFAPLFGMLARDINQDGYLDILAVGNSYATEIATGRYDALNGLYLEGNGKGEFVSRSMNESGWYVPGDAKGLAELRSGSGESVFLVTQNQDSLLVFANSSVRKLNPILQLQPIDSWAEVELADGTTVKYEFYYGSTYLSQVTRRITLPSTAVSATVYDFKGNSRTINLEPAG; this is encoded by the coding sequence ATGAAGTCCCTGAGTTATATCGTAGTTGCCGTAGGTTGGATATTTTCCAGTTGTAACAGTCAGCCGGCAACGCTATTTGAACTGGTTTCACCTAACCAATCTAATATTCATTTTTCCAATCGTATTGCTGAAAATGATACCTTCAACATTCTTAATGAAGAATATATCTACAACGGGGGTGGGGTCGGTATTGGTGATTTAAATAATGATGGATTAGCTGATATTTATTTTACCGGAAATTCAGTAGATAATGCACTGTATCTCAATAAAGGGGATATGCAGTTTGAAGATATTACCCAAGTAGCTAAGGTAGCAGGAGAAGATCGGTGGTGTTCTGGTGTGGCACTGGTAGATATTAACCAAGATGGGTACTTAGATATTTATGCTTCGGCAACGCTACTCAAGGATAGCATAAAGCGCAAGAATCTGCTTTTTGTTAATCAGGGGGCCGACGAAGCAGGCGTACCTGAATTTACTGAAGAGGCTGAGAAATACGGAATTGCCGATACAGGGCATACTACCCAAGCTACTTTTTTTGACTATGATTTGGATGGTGATCTAGACCTGTATCTGCTAACCAATACCATCAAAAACCGCTTGCCAACCAGTTATCGGGAAAAAATGACCGATGGTTCGGCTCCTAACAACGACCGCCTCTACCGGAACGATGGCGGGCGCTTTGTCAATGTATCTAATGAGGCAGGAATCATGATTGAGGGCTTTGGCTTGGGAATTACCGTATCAGATATTAATCTGGATGGTTGGCCGGATATTTACATCACCAACGATTACTTGTCTAACGACCTACTTTACGTCAATAATCAAGACGGAACATTTACCAATCAGGTAGGAAAATACCTGAAGCATCAGAGTTTTTCCGCGATGGGTTCGGATGTAGTAGACTTTAATAATGATGGTTTAGTAGATATAGTTGCACTGGATATGCTGCCGGAGAATAATCTGCGCCAGAAGCAAATGCTGGGTGTTAGTAATTACATTACCTATATCAATAATGAGCGTTACGGCTTCGAGTACCAATACGTTCGCAATACGCTACAACTTAATCAAGGATTTACTCCCGAGGGGCATCCGGTGTTTAGTGATATTGGACAATTAGCAGGGGTGTACCAAACTGACTGGAGCTGGACTCCGCTGATGGCTGACTTTGATAATGATGGTTATAAAGATCTGATTATCACCAACGGTTTCCCTCGTGATGTGACTGATCGGGATTTCGCTAATTTCCGGGCAGGGCCAGGTGGGGGAGTGGCTACTCCGGCTCAAATGATGGATTCTATCCCCGTCGTAAAAATTTCTAATTATGCGTACCGAAACAATGGTGCCGATTCTGATCGGGGTCTGATATTCACTGACCAAACCGAAGATTGGGGCATGTTTCTTCCATCGTTCTCCAACGGTGCCGCTTACGCCGATCTGGACAATGATGGCGATTTGGATATTGTCGTGAATAACATCAACGATAGTGCTTTTGTCTACCGCAACCAGTTGTATGATAATCAAGATGCAAAAGCCTATTTTCTAAGAGTAGATTTAAAAGGGAATAACATAAACCCTCAGGGAATTGGAGCTAAAGTGTTGATCCATTACGGAGAGGGAAAAGTTCAGTACGTAGAAAATGCGCGTTACCGAGGTTATCTTTCTACGATGGAAGAGCAGCAGCACTTTGGGCTAGGCGAGTATAGTCTAGTAGATTCTCTACTGGTAATTTGGCCGGATGGCAAACGTCAGTTGTTACTAGATATTCCGGCTAACCAAGCCTTAACCCTGGTGTATTCTGAGGCTCAAGAGGTGAGCAATCAGGATATTAACCAGGAGATTATTTCTTCCATATCAACCCCATCTTTTAGAAAAGCCAACGAAAGTTATGGTATTCGCTTGAAACATCAGGAGCAGGATATGATCGACTTTAATTGGCAACGTACTCTTCCTCATAAACTGACTCAAAACGGACCGGGTATTGCTGTAGGTGATGTGAATGGCGACGGCTTAGACGACTTCTATGTAGCGGGTTCAGCTAATCAAACAGGGACGTTGTTTTTGCAAACAGCGGACGGGGCATTTAACCGGACAGTACCGAAAATTGATTCGGTGAGCGAAGAACTGGGAGTACTATTATTTGATGCAGATAACGATGGTGACCTTGATTTGTACGCAGTCAGTGGCAGCTATGAGTTTCAGCCCAATAGCCCAGAATTACAAGACAAGTTTTATCGTAACGATGGCAAAGGGAAGTTCACGTTAGACCAAGCTGCACTACCGGAAATGCGTACCAGTGGTTCGTGTGTAAAAGCAGCTGATTACGATCAAGATGGTGATCTGGATTTATTTGTGGGCGGGCGGGTAATTCCCGGTAGCTATCCGACACCTCCAGCCAGTTACCTGCTTCGCAACGAAGGGGGTACATTTAGTAATGTGACGGCTGATCTTATTCCTGAGTTGGATAGTCTGGGAATGATTACGGATGCTTTATGGACTGATGTTGATAATGACGGACTGGTAGATTTACTGATTGTAGGGGAATGGATGCCGATTACCTTATTTAAAAATACTGGCAATGGGTTTGAGAACGCTACTCCTTCCACTGGCATAGCGAATAAAGTTGGCTGGTGGAATAGCCTTACCGCAGGCGATTTTGACTACGATGGTGACATTGACTACGTAGCGGGTAATCTGGGGCTAAACACCAGCTACCGAGGCACCGAAGAGCATCCGCTGAGTATATACGCTAACGATTTTGATAACAACGGTAGTATTGATCCAGTATTGGTTACTTATAAGAAAGATGAAGTCGGGCAACTGTCTCCCTTTCCAGTGCATTCTAAAGATGATTTTACTTCGCAGTTTCTGCCGATCCGTCAGCGGTTTCCTAGCTACGAAAAGTATGGCTTAGCTACAATCAATACTGTTTTTTCGGAAGAAGAACTAAGCAGCGGAATCGCCTACCACGCTACTCATCTGGCAAGCAGCTATATTGAGAACCAAGGGGATGGTAAGTTTACTGTAACGGCTCTGCCTACTGAAGCGCAGTTTGCCCCGCTTTTTGGGATGTTAGCGCGAGACATTAATCAGGATGGGTACTTGGATATTTTGGCAGTCGGAAATAGTTACGCTACTGAAATCGCTACTGGGCGCTACGATGCTCTTAACGGACTGTACTTGGAGGGAAATGGAAAAGGTGAATTTGTATCACGATCTATGAATGAAAGTGGCTGGTACGTTCCTGGTGATGCCAAAGGTTTAGCGGAGCTACGCAGTGGTAGTGGCGAGAGCGTGTTTTTAGTGACCCAGAACCAGGATAGTTTGTTAGTTTTTGCGAACTCATCCGTTAGAAAACTAAATCCAATCCTTCAGCTACAACCAATAGATAGTTGGGCAGAAGTGGAACTAGCTGATGGCACTACCGTGAAGTATGAGTTTTACTACGGCTCAACCTATCTCTCCCAAGTTACCCGTCGTATTACATTGCCGAGTACCGCTGTAAGTGCCACTGTCTATGACTTTAAAGGAAATAGCCGAACTATTAATCTAGAACCAGCGGGATGA
- a CDS encoding RagB/SusD family nutrient uptake outer membrane protein: protein MKITRIIALSLVAVISVTVACQDSFLDVAPAGSLSQTELSSQQGLEGSLIATYAMLLGRGGFYTDASNWFWGGVLGGDANKGSDPGDQSQVNEIQLYAAQTNNASVEDKYESTFEGVARANATLALIELSEGAAEEAETRIAAEARFLRGHYYFDLKRNFDDVPYVDETWDEITLIPNDQDLWPMIEMDLQFAFDNLPEVQTAAGRANKWAAGAYLGKVLLFQGKHEEAKPIFDEVIANGVTATGESYALLDNYSDLFRSTNDNNSETVFSVQASANTGTVNNANPAMVLNFPHGSSGPERPGGCCGFNQPSFELANSYRTTTAGLPLLDGSYNNGANALENDFGLSSVDAFTPDAGPVDPRLDHAIGRRGIPFLDWGPHPGRDWIRNQPNGGPYSPKKFMYYKEGDGIENDVSSWTPGYTAVNYYIIRYADVLLMAAEVEAELGNLGAALNLVNQVRARAQNDLVSNEDGSPAANYVIELYPSFGSQEQAIEAVRFERKLELSGEGHRFYDLVRWGIAESTLDAYIANERQFLSNAFAGADFTSEQDEYLPIPQNEIDLIGEDILSQNPGY from the coding sequence ATGAAAATTACTAGAATAATTGCGTTGAGCTTGGTAGCCGTAATCTCGGTTACTGTAGCCTGTCAGGATTCTTTCTTAGATGTGGCACCAGCGGGTTCGTTAAGTCAGACTGAACTTTCGTCCCAACAGGGATTGGAGGGGTCGTTAATCGCCACCTACGCCATGCTGCTTGGGCGGGGTGGATTCTACACCGATGCCAGTAATTGGTTTTGGGGAGGGGTTTTGGGTGGCGATGCCAACAAAGGCAGTGATCCCGGCGACCAGTCGCAAGTAAATGAGATACAGCTTTATGCGGCTCAGACCAACAATGCCTCAGTAGAAGACAAGTACGAGTCTACCTTTGAAGGGGTAGCCCGGGCAAATGCTACGTTGGCGTTAATTGAACTCTCTGAGGGTGCAGCGGAAGAAGCTGAGACTAGAATAGCGGCTGAGGCTCGGTTTCTACGAGGTCATTACTACTTTGATCTAAAGCGGAATTTTGACGATGTTCCCTACGTAGACGAGACCTGGGATGAGATTACTCTAATCCCTAACGATCAGGATTTGTGGCCGATGATTGAAATGGATCTTCAGTTTGCCTTTGATAATCTACCGGAAGTACAAACTGCGGCGGGAAGAGCCAATAAATGGGCTGCAGGTGCTTACTTAGGGAAAGTACTTTTATTTCAAGGTAAGCATGAGGAAGCTAAGCCAATTTTCGATGAGGTAATCGCTAATGGTGTGACAGCCACGGGTGAATCTTACGCACTATTAGACAACTATTCTGATCTTTTCCGTTCTACTAACGATAACAATAGTGAGACGGTGTTCTCAGTGCAGGCTTCGGCGAATACAGGTACGGTAAACAATGCGAACCCAGCAATGGTACTCAACTTTCCTCACGGATCTAGTGGGCCTGAGCGCCCCGGTGGGTGCTGTGGCTTCAATCAGCCTAGTTTTGAGTTAGCTAATTCTTATCGAACTACAACAGCAGGACTTCCGTTACTAGACGGCTCGTACAATAACGGTGCGAATGCGCTAGAAAACGATTTTGGGTTATCTAGTGTCGATGCATTTACTCCCGATGCTGGGCCAGTTGATCCACGCCTAGATCATGCTATTGGTCGACGAGGAATTCCGTTCTTAGATTGGGGGCCACATCCCGGTCGCGATTGGATTCGTAACCAGCCCAACGGAGGTCCATATTCCCCTAAAAAGTTTATGTACTACAAAGAGGGAGACGGTATCGAGAATGATGTATCTTCGTGGACCCCTGGTTATACTGCTGTCAATTATTACATTATCCGTTACGCCGATGTGTTACTCATGGCAGCTGAAGTCGAAGCTGAATTAGGAAACTTAGGTGCCGCCTTAAACCTTGTAAACCAAGTTCGTGCCCGGGCACAAAACGATTTGGTGTCTAACGAGGATGGTTCACCTGCTGCTAATTATGTAATCGAATTATATCCATCGTTCGGTAGTCAAGAGCAAGCAATTGAGGCTGTCCGCTTTGAACGTAAGTTAGAACTTTCTGGTGAGGGGCATCGTTTTTATGATCTAGTTCGTTGGGGCATTGCCGAATCTACTTTGGATGCTTACATAGCGAATGAGCGGCAATTCCTTAGCAATGCCTTTGCTGGAGCTGACTTTACCTCTGAACAAGATGAGTATCTACCAATTCCTCAGAATGAGATTGATCTCATAGGAGAGGATATATTAAGCCAGAATCCTGGTTACTAA
- a CDS encoding SusC/RagA family TonB-linked outer membrane protein translates to MRISTHLKCVYLFLFSLMLSVGGYAQDKTVSGTVTDGETSETLPGVNVLIKGTTQGTVTDMNGEYRLTVPSNDAVLVFTSIGYTAEEVTVGNQSTVDLTMLPDVQSLSEIVVTGYSVDNRRETTGSVATVDAEDLQVVPSGNVEQQLQGRVSGVTVITNGQPGTSSIVRVRGFGALGGNEPLYVVDGVPTLNTDFLAPGDIEATTVLKDATSASIYGARAAGGVVVFTTKKGGRNQPLKVTYNGEIGVTDPGQGLEVLNPQEQAIWTWNAIRNGANNRGETPNFEHPQYGTGVQPIIPDYLLVGPNAGIVGSINLEEQAALYSIDPTSAYQVVRANKEGTDWYDAITRPGMLHRHNLGLSGGGENNRYYIGLNMQEQEGVLKHQIFKRYTFRANSEFDIIPNKLRVGENIQGTYRSVNILLGANNRGQGGTGSADDENVILDASRMSPIIPVFDEFGGYAGTAAPGFNNPRNPVANLDGQRNNSNFSVGGFGNVYLEFEPIEDLIFRSSFGGSFDAFNAELYTRRQYENSENNSAFGYTRRSFYETSWVFTNTVNYKKDFGDHGFDILLGQEALNQDAFNFYEGTGINPFSESPDFVTLNTVEALPGSGFKSNGVNFASYFGSVKYDFRDKYLLTGVVRYDGSSRFGAEERFGVFPAVSGAWRISSEGFMDGLTFIEDMKIRGGYGIIGNSNNVNPNNQFSLYTTNLGQGSYDINGTNSSAQLGFYRNRIGNPFARWERAITTNIGFDALLFDGKLDVIFDVWEKRTEDLLFQVPITVQAGFRADDPSVNVGEMLNRGIDLRIVNKGTIGNGIGYEVTLNGGFLQNEIVALAPGIEDLPNRSSEYRGIIPVLNRLGQPLSNFYGYQVEGLFQSQTEIDAAPTQPGVTKTEDATEETPAGGVGRFRFADISGPDGEPDGEITIDDRTDLGNPIPDFTGGLTIKLTYKAFDLQTYVYGQFGNEIFNVSKLFTDFYPLFPGAAISTRVKDTWTPDNPGAEIPIFEDAANFSTTGQSNSFYVEDGSYVRMQNITLGYNLPATLLDSWGLEKFRVFASANNLFTITNYSGLDPQVGGGADTNFGIDRGNIPVTRQWVLGLNVSF, encoded by the coding sequence ATGAGAATTTCTACGCATCTCAAATGTGTGTATCTTTTCCTGTTCAGCTTGATGCTGAGTGTGGGCGGATACGCGCAAGACAAGACCGTTTCGGGTACGGTGACCGACGGTGAAACTAGTGAAACCCTCCCGGGGGTTAATGTGCTTATTAAAGGCACTACGCAAGGAACGGTAACCGATATGAACGGTGAGTACCGCTTAACCGTACCAAGTAACGATGCGGTGCTGGTGTTTACTTCGATCGGCTATACTGCCGAAGAGGTAACGGTAGGCAACCAGAGTACAGTTGACCTGACAATGCTACCTGATGTTCAGTCCCTATCCGAAATTGTGGTAACTGGGTACTCGGTAGATAACCGAAGAGAAACTACTGGTTCGGTTGCTACAGTAGATGCCGAAGATTTGCAGGTAGTCCCTTCGGGTAACGTAGAGCAGCAATTGCAAGGCCGGGTATCGGGAGTAACGGTAATTACTAACGGACAGCCCGGTACCAGTAGTATTGTTCGGGTGCGAGGCTTCGGTGCCTTAGGTGGTAATGAGCCACTTTATGTGGTAGATGGGGTTCCAACGCTAAATACTGATTTCTTGGCCCCCGGTGATATTGAGGCTACTACGGTACTGAAAGATGCAACCAGTGCTTCTATTTACGGAGCTCGGGCTGCCGGTGGGGTTGTTGTTTTTACCACCAAGAAAGGAGGAAGAAATCAACCACTGAAGGTAACCTACAATGGGGAAATTGGAGTAACTGATCCTGGCCAAGGTCTTGAGGTACTGAATCCTCAGGAGCAAGCTATATGGACGTGGAATGCTATCCGAAATGGGGCTAACAACCGAGGCGAGACTCCCAACTTTGAACATCCGCAGTACGGAACTGGAGTTCAGCCTATCATCCCTGATTATCTACTAGTAGGGCCTAATGCTGGTATTGTAGGCTCAATAAATTTAGAAGAGCAAGCTGCTCTGTATAGTATTGATCCTACCTCTGCTTATCAAGTGGTAAGGGCTAATAAAGAGGGAACCGATTGGTACGATGCTATTACCCGACCGGGCATGCTTCATCGGCATAATCTGGGTCTATCGGGGGGCGGAGAAAATAACCGTTACTACATCGGGTTAAACATGCAGGAGCAAGAAGGGGTTTTGAAGCATCAGATATTTAAGCGCTATACCTTCCGGGCCAATTCTGAGTTTGACATAATTCCTAACAAATTACGCGTGGGTGAGAACATACAAGGAACTTACCGAAGTGTAAACATCCTGTTGGGAGCGAACAATAGAGGGCAAGGTGGAACTGGTTCGGCTGATGACGAGAACGTTATTTTGGATGCTTCGCGTATGTCGCCTATTATTCCAGTTTTCGATGAGTTTGGTGGCTACGCTGGTACCGCCGCTCCCGGCTTTAATAACCCTCGTAACCCAGTAGCTAACTTAGACGGACAGCGCAATAATAGTAACTTTTCTGTGGGTGGTTTTGGAAACGTCTATCTGGAGTTTGAGCCTATTGAAGACTTGATATTTCGCTCTAGCTTTGGGGGCAGTTTTGATGCTTTCAATGCTGAACTTTATACCCGGCGTCAGTATGAAAACAGCGAAAACAATTCCGCTTTTGGCTACACCAGAAGATCGTTCTACGAAACGTCTTGGGTGTTTACCAACACGGTAAATTATAAGAAAGATTTTGGTGACCACGGCTTTGATATCCTATTGGGGCAGGAAGCGCTAAACCAAGATGCATTCAACTTCTACGAAGGTACGGGAATCAACCCGTTCTCCGAAAGCCCTGACTTCGTTACCCTTAATACAGTAGAAGCCCTGCCTGGTAGCGGATTCAAATCTAATGGAGTGAACTTTGCTTCCTACTTCGGAAGTGTAAAGTATGATTTCCGCGATAAGTACTTACTTACGGGAGTAGTGCGTTACGATGGTTCATCCCGCTTTGGTGCTGAAGAACGTTTTGGAGTGTTTCCCGCCGTATCAGGAGCTTGGCGAATCTCATCCGAGGGCTTTATGGACGGGCTTACCTTTATTGAAGACATGAAGATTAGAGGGGGGTATGGAATTATCGGTAACTCTAACAATGTAAATCCTAACAATCAGTTTAGTTTGTATACTACCAATCTAGGCCAGGGAAGTTATGACATTAATGGTACCAACTCATCTGCCCAACTTGGTTTTTACCGAAATCGTATCGGCAACCCCTTCGCTCGTTGGGAGCGGGCAATTACTACTAACATTGGTTTTGATGCCTTACTGTTTGATGGAAAGCTAGATGTAATCTTCGACGTATGGGAAAAGCGAACGGAGGACTTATTATTCCAAGTACCGATAACTGTACAAGCTGGTTTCCGCGCTGACGATCCTTCGGTAAATGTAGGAGAGATGCTGAACCGAGGAATTGATCTGCGCATTGTGAACAAAGGTACTATCGGCAATGGTATTGGCTACGAAGTAACCTTGAACGGAGGGTTCTTACAAAACGAAATTGTTGCGCTGGCTCCCGGTATTGAAGATCTGCCTAATCGGAGTTCGGAGTACCGAGGTATTATTCCGGTACTTAACCGTTTAGGTCAGCCACTATCTAACTTCTACGGCTACCAAGTAGAAGGTTTGTTTCAAAGCCAGACCGAAATTGACGCGGCTCCTACTCAACCAGGTGTTACCAAAACGGAGGATGCCACGGAGGAAACTCCAGCTGGTGGCGTAGGGCGATTTCGTTTTGCTGACATAAGCGGACCTGATGGGGAGCCTGACGGAGAAATTACCATAGATGACCGTACCGATTTAGGAAATCCAATTCCTGATTTTACGGGCGGGCTTACTATCAAGCTAACGTATAAGGCGTTTGATCTACAAACGTACGTTTACGGTCAGTTTGGTAATGAAATCTTTAATGTCTCTAAACTTTTTACCGATTTCTATCCGCTATTTCCCGGTGCTGCTATCAGTACCCGAGTAAAGGATACTTGGACACCCGATAATCCGGGAGCGGAAATTCCGATCTTTGAAGATGCTGCCAACTTCAGTACTACCGGTCAATCGAACTCTTTTTATGTAGAGGATGGTTCATACGTGAGAATGCAGAATATAACATTAGGTTATAATTTACCCGCTACACTACTGGATAGTTGGGGATTAGAAAAGTTCAGAGTATTTGCTTCGGCTAACAACTTATTTACGATCACTAATTACAGTGGGCTAGATCCTCAAGTAGGCGGTGGTGCTGACACTAACTTTGGTATTGACCGGGGTAACATTCCAGTGACCCGCCAGTGGGTATTAGGACTAAACGTATCGTTTTAA
- a CDS encoding MFS transporter, protein MNENVNKTALFYGSCFALITTGFTYSIRAGILPQLGETFALSAEQLGFINLMWFLGFPISMVIGGLVYHTVGPKIIMNVAFLAHTLGIILTIYAGGYVTLLISTLLIGLGTGCTEAACNPMIADMYSGVKMNKMLNRFHMWFPGGILLGSLISKFMTDGGIVIGNFEWVFLPSLSWEAQMWVIMIPTITYAVLFFGKTFPKAKVEGATSLSENFKAMLSPVYLFLIACMALTAITEFGPGQWVGLILGSSGADPMIILALTAGLVTVGRFFAGPVVASLGQTGVLLGGAILSTIGIYMFSTVTGALVYVAAVIFAFGYCYFWPVMVGAVAQRVPLSSALGMSIIGAVGMFSTSIFQPIIGGWIDGSRAENIAEGLSGTALELSTGQDTLEKMIAFPAILIVLFAIFFFWQKNTKKAVPESEKVAAEY, encoded by the coding sequence ATGAACGAAAATGTCAACAAAACTGCCTTATTCTACGGAAGCTGTTTTGCCCTCATTACTACCGGTTTTACGTATTCTATCCGAGCTGGAATACTCCCCCAGCTAGGAGAAACGTTCGCCCTATCGGCTGAACAACTGGGATTTATTAATCTAATGTGGTTCTTAGGGTTCCCAATCTCAATGGTTATCGGTGGATTGGTTTATCATACGGTAGGCCCAAAAATTATTATGAACGTAGCCTTCCTAGCGCATACATTGGGGATTATTCTTACTATCTATGCTGGAGGATACGTTACCCTTCTGATTTCTACCCTACTCATCGGCTTAGGAACTGGTTGTACGGAAGCCGCCTGTAACCCAATGATTGCCGATATGTATTCCGGGGTCAAAATGAACAAGATGCTCAACCGCTTCCATATGTGGTTTCCTGGGGGTATTTTGCTGGGTTCGTTAATCTCTAAGTTCATGACCGATGGGGGTATAGTAATTGGTAATTTCGAATGGGTGTTCTTACCTTCTCTAAGTTGGGAAGCGCAAATGTGGGTAATTATGATCCCAACTATTACGTATGCTGTACTATTCTTTGGAAAAACATTTCCAAAAGCAAAAGTAGAAGGGGCCACCTCGCTAAGCGAGAACTTTAAGGCTATGCTAAGTCCGGTTTATCTGTTTTTAATCGCGTGTATGGCACTAACGGCTATCACCGAGTTTGGTCCTGGCCAATGGGTAGGTCTTATTTTAGGAAGTAGTGGGGCAGATCCTATGATTATTTTAGCGTTGACAGCCGGACTAGTAACTGTCGGTAGGTTCTTCGCCGGCCCGGTTGTAGCTTCCTTGGGCCAGACCGGAGTACTATTAGGTGGAGCTATACTTTCTACCATCGGAATTTACATGTTTAGTACTGTAACCGGAGCTTTAGTGTACGTGGCCGCTGTAATATTTGCTTTTGGGTATTGCTACTTCTGGCCCGTGATGGTAGGGGCAGTAGCGCAGCGGGTGCCGTTAAGTAGTGCGTTAGGTATGTCTATTATCGGAGCGGTAGGTATGTTTTCTACTTCTATCTTTCAACCCATCATTGGAGGGTGGATTGATGGTTCTCGGGCTGAAAATATAGCCGAAGGACTAAGTGGAACCGCATTAGAGTTATCTACTGGGCAAGATACTCTGGAGAAAATGATAGCATTCCCCGCAATACTGATTGTGTTATTTGCTATTTTCTTTTTCTGGCAGAAGAACACTAAGAAAGCGGTACCTGAATCAGAAAAGGTAGCGGCTGAGTATTAG
- a CDS encoding OmpH family outer membrane protein: MKRNILIAISVFALFFTAEANAQQKFGFVSTEYVLSQMPEAKSIQSELQAYQRQLTNKIQATMQGFQTQLDAYQKGAATMTEDARAAKEKELQDLQTQIQQDQQEAQTNLQRKEAELLQPALDKIQKAIDAVAKEQSYTHVFSLDVAGNPILLYVENQDEADISDLVLKNMGITPTEANNTGSN; the protein is encoded by the coding sequence ATGAAGCGAAATATTTTAATAGCGATAAGTGTATTTGCGCTATTCTTTACTGCTGAGGCAAATGCCCAGCAAAAATTTGGGTTTGTGAGTACTGAGTACGTACTGAGCCAAATGCCCGAGGCTAAATCTATTCAATCTGAACTGCAAGCTTACCAACGGCAGCTTACCAATAAAATTCAGGCAACAATGCAAGGGTTTCAAACGCAACTAGATGCCTACCAAAAAGGGGCAGCCACCATGACGGAAGACGCCCGGGCTGCTAAAGAAAAGGAGCTGCAAGATTTGCAAACCCAAATTCAGCAAGACCAGCAAGAGGCGCAAACCAATCTGCAACGAAAGGAAGCGGAGCTACTGCAACCTGCTCTGGATAAAATCCAGAAAGCGATTGACGCAGTGGCCAAAGAACAAAGCTACACCCACGTGTTTAGTTTAGATGTGGCCGGAAACCCAATTCTACTCTACGTAGAGAATCAGGACGAAGCCGATATTTCTGATTTGGTACTCAAAAACATGGGCATCACTCCTACTGAAGCCAACAATACCGGGTCTAACTAG
- a CDS encoding OmpH family outer membrane protein translates to MAKIVFPGTRIFPIVFITLCALLATPEVFGQKFGYVTTEYILSKMPEYQEAQAEVQQLATQWQSEIQGMQQEVDAMRSELKAEEVLLTAEMRRERNEAIQEKEQMLKEYQQKVFGFEGLHQLKKQELVKPILDQVFEAIEKVSEENKLQIMFDKSADLVMLYTNPIHDYTDYVLDELGLGEREDTIR, encoded by the coding sequence ATGGCTAAGATTGTTTTTCCCGGTACCCGCATTTTTCCAATAGTTTTTATAACTTTGTGCGCTTTATTGGCGACCCCTGAAGTGTTTGGCCAGAAATTTGGATATGTTACTACGGAATATATCCTAAGCAAGATGCCGGAGTATCAGGAGGCTCAAGCTGAAGTTCAGCAACTGGCAACCCAATGGCAGAGCGAAATACAGGGAATGCAGCAGGAGGTAGACGCTATGCGTAGTGAATTGAAGGCTGAGGAGGTATTGCTAACGGCTGAAATGCGTCGGGAACGCAACGAAGCTATTCAAGAGAAGGAACAAATGCTGAAAGAATATCAGCAGAAAGTATTTGGGTTTGAGGGGTTGCACCAACTGAAAAAACAGGAGCTAGTTAAACCGATTTTAGATCAAGTTTTTGAGGCAATAGAAAAGGTGTCGGAAGAAAATAAACTACAGATAATGTTTGATAAGTCGGCAGACTTAGTGATGCTATACACTAACCCTATCCACGACTATACCGATTATGTGCTGGATGAACTAGGGTTAGGAGAACGAGAAGATACTATTCGATAA